A window from Argopecten irradians isolate NY chromosome 3, Ai_NY, whole genome shotgun sequence encodes these proteins:
- the LOC138317827 gene encoding bestrophin-4-like isoform X2, whose translation MTIAYQYRVATARLGTFVKLLGIWKGSIYKLMYKEVLIFTFLYATISCSYRLALNKDQKIVFEQLSIFCAHYTDMIPVSFVLGFYVSLIVHRWWTQFMNVPWPDRTLFMTCCYLHGHDEKARIMRRSVARYMMFGFILITRSVSVAVMKRFPTLDHIVESGFISKEEAIMYEEVECKYNKFWVPIMWANSVLVQARQENKVETDWGLRMIIEQLADFRDKCSLCFVYDWITIPLVYTQVVTWSVYMFFAACLIGRQFLDTTKNYPGHEIDLYVPVFTLMQFFFYMGWLKVAEQLINPFGEDDDDFDINWLLDRHTAVAMTLVDYMYGKHPPLLRDMHFDEQMTELPYTEASIASRKPNFLGSTYNLAIPTLQEQRIISPEEVNITSHPRRRTSHGSNFAGSMLSLLTGRSSSQARFPPYLSHDYTDYRSVPNGHMDHFNHHLHHDRFVSVDMGLRSNGKGQGEFSSWSSDSELRKGNRLHGHFGRERSHTDANARDIEKDLKKERHRKVSFPLSLLRRLRSHSEKPNPGSSKSVHNDIDPDSTPEYVPLRRATIIQEANKRAKPNVDRKRKLSYPLGMLKRKHSDSSDGGGSTESTSAENVIPQAKPSRFTVEHIPDGYDIDESSHRRNAQIIEKAMAGKAVSRAPLLSAIEEGGTITSLTQILTSDEEDDAADPGRMELIPEIHEDPQTDTTAEADSTVPAQRLSFLIPTITVDDYS comes from the exons ATGACGATAGCCTACCAGTACCGCGTGGCGACAGCCAGACTTGGTACCTTTGTAAAGTTACTGGGGATCTGGAAAGGCAGTATTTACAAACTGATGTATAAGGAAGTTCTTATCTTTACATTTCTGTACGCGACCATCAGCTGTTCATACAGACTGGCATTGAACAAAGATCAGAAAAT AGTGTTTGAGCAGCTGTCCATATTCTGTGCCCACTATACCGACATGATCCCCGTGTCGTTTGTACTTGGATTTTACGTGTCACTTATCGTCCACAGATGGTGGACACAGTTTATGAACGTGCCGTGGCCAGACAG AACGCTATTTATGACGTGTTGTTACCTTCACGGCCATGATGAAAAGGCCCGGATTATGCGCAGAAGTGTTGCGCGGTACATGATGTTTGGCTTCATTCTGATTACTCGATCAGTCAGTGTGGCGGTAATGAAGCGATTTCCCACCCTAGATCACATCGTCGAATCTG GCTTCATATCGAAGGAGGAAGCCATTATGTACGAGGAGGTGGAATGTAAATACAACAAGTTCTGGGTACCTATCATGTGGGCTAACAGTGTGCTCGTCCAGGCCAGGCAGGAGAACAAAGTGGAGACGGACTGGGGACTGAGAATGATTATAGAG CAACTGGCCGATTTCCGAGACAAGTGTTCACTGTGCTTCGTGTACGATTGGATTACCATACCACTAGTTTACACACAG GTGGTGACATGGTCTGTCTATATGTTTTTCGCTGCTTGTTTAATTGGACGTCAGTTTCTAGACACGACTAAGAATTACCCTGGACACGAGATTGATCTGTACGTGCCTGTGTTCACACTCATGCAGTTCTTCTTCTACATGGGCTGGTTAAAG GTAGCAGAGCAGCTGATCAACCCGTTCGGAGAGGATGACGACGATTTTGACATCAACTGGTTACTTGACAGACATACGGCT GTTGCGATGACCCTTGTGGACTACATGTACGGTAAACATCCGCCACTGCTGCGTGACATGCACTTTGACGAACAAATGACAGAACTACCATACACAGAGGCCTCTATCGCGTCCAGGAAACCAAACTTTCTCGGATCTACCTACAACCTTGC GATACCAACGTTACAGGAGcagaggattatctcccctgaagaAGTCAATATAACATCACACCCAAGACGACGGACTTCACACGGAAGTAACTTTGCTGGATCTATGCTGAGTTTATTGACAGGCAGATCGTCATCACAAGC AAGGTTTCCGCCGTACCTTTCTCATGACTACACAGACTACAGGAGTGTACCAAACGGCCACATGGATCACTTCAATCATCACCTTCACCACGATAGGTTTGTGTCTGTAGATATGGGACTCCGCAGTAACGGCAAAGGACAGGGAGAGTTTTCATCCTGGTCTTCCGACTCGGAACTACGTAAGGGAAATAGACTCCATGGTCATTTTGGAAGGGAAAGATCTCATACAGACGCGAATGCGCGGGATATTGAAAAAGATTTGAAAAAAGAACGTCATCGTAAAGTTAGTTTCCCGTTAAGTTTATTACGGAGACTTCGGTCTCATTCAGAAAAGCCTAATCCTGGAAGTTCTAAAAGTGTTCACAATGATATTGATCCAGACTCCACGCCGGAGTATGTGCCTTTGAGGCGTGCTACTATTATACAGGAAGCTAATAAACGCGCCAAACCCAATGTCGACCGGAAGCGGAAGTTAAGTTATCCTCTTGGCATGCTTAAACGGAAACACAGTGATTCGTCAGACGGAGGAGGATCAACAGAATCTACTTCCGCTGAAAATGTGATTCCACAAGCAAAACCATCCCG CTTTACTGTGGAACACATACCTGATGGGTATGACATCGATGAATCCTCCCATCGAAGGAACGCCCAGATAATAGAAAAGGCCATGGCGGGAAAGGCTGTGTCACGTGCGCCATTACTGTCGGCCATTGAGGAAGGCGGTACGATAACGAGTCTGACCCAGATTCTGACCAGTGACGAGGAGGACGACGCGGCAGACCCCGGGAGGATGGAACTGATTCCGGAAATACACGAAGATCCACAGACAGATAC cACCGCAGAGGCCGACTCAACTGTTCCTGCCCAAAGACTAAGTTTCCTCATCCCCACCATTACTGTCGACGACTACTCCTAA
- the LOC138317827 gene encoding bestrophin-1-like isoform X1, with product MTIAYQYRVATARLGTFVKLLGIWKGSIYKLMYKEVLIFTFLYATISCSYRLALNKDQKIVFEQLSIFCAHYTDMIPVSFVLGFYVSLIVHRWWTQFMNVPWPDRTLFMTCCYLHGHDEKARIMRRSVARYMMFGFILITRSVSVAVMKRFPTLDHIVESGFISKEEAIMYEEVECKYNKFWVPIMWANSVLVQARQENKVETDWGLRMIIEQLADFRDKCSLCFVYDWITIPLVYTQVVTWSVYMFFAACLIGRQFLDTTKNYPGHEIDLYVPVFTLMQFFFYMGWLKVAEQLINPFGEDDDDFDINWLLDRHTAVAMTLVDYMYGKHPPLLRDMHFDEQMTELPYTEASIASRKPNFLGSTYNLAIPTLQEQRIISPEEVNITSHPRRRTSHGSNFAGSMLSLLTGRSSSQARFPPYLSHDYTDYRSVPNGHMDHFNHHLHHDRFVSVDMGLRSNGKGQGEFSSWSSDSELRKGNRLHGHFGRERSHTDANARDIEKDLKKERHRKVSFPLSLLRRLRSHSEKPNPGSSKSVHNDIDPDSTPEYVPLRRATIIQEANKRAKPNVDRKRKLSYPLGMLKRKHSDSSDGGGSTESTSAENVIPQAKPSRRRTVQFDPLTYSMNDPDRRLLRLPSSRAQRRARDLEGFTVEHIPDGYDIDESSHRRNAQIIEKAMAGKAVSRAPLLSAIEEGGTITSLTQILTSDEEDDAADPGRMELIPEIHEDPQTDTTAEADSTVPAQRLSFLIPTITVDDYS from the exons ATGACGATAGCCTACCAGTACCGCGTGGCGACAGCCAGACTTGGTACCTTTGTAAAGTTACTGGGGATCTGGAAAGGCAGTATTTACAAACTGATGTATAAGGAAGTTCTTATCTTTACATTTCTGTACGCGACCATCAGCTGTTCATACAGACTGGCATTGAACAAAGATCAGAAAAT AGTGTTTGAGCAGCTGTCCATATTCTGTGCCCACTATACCGACATGATCCCCGTGTCGTTTGTACTTGGATTTTACGTGTCACTTATCGTCCACAGATGGTGGACACAGTTTATGAACGTGCCGTGGCCAGACAG AACGCTATTTATGACGTGTTGTTACCTTCACGGCCATGATGAAAAGGCCCGGATTATGCGCAGAAGTGTTGCGCGGTACATGATGTTTGGCTTCATTCTGATTACTCGATCAGTCAGTGTGGCGGTAATGAAGCGATTTCCCACCCTAGATCACATCGTCGAATCTG GCTTCATATCGAAGGAGGAAGCCATTATGTACGAGGAGGTGGAATGTAAATACAACAAGTTCTGGGTACCTATCATGTGGGCTAACAGTGTGCTCGTCCAGGCCAGGCAGGAGAACAAAGTGGAGACGGACTGGGGACTGAGAATGATTATAGAG CAACTGGCCGATTTCCGAGACAAGTGTTCACTGTGCTTCGTGTACGATTGGATTACCATACCACTAGTTTACACACAG GTGGTGACATGGTCTGTCTATATGTTTTTCGCTGCTTGTTTAATTGGACGTCAGTTTCTAGACACGACTAAGAATTACCCTGGACACGAGATTGATCTGTACGTGCCTGTGTTCACACTCATGCAGTTCTTCTTCTACATGGGCTGGTTAAAG GTAGCAGAGCAGCTGATCAACCCGTTCGGAGAGGATGACGACGATTTTGACATCAACTGGTTACTTGACAGACATACGGCT GTTGCGATGACCCTTGTGGACTACATGTACGGTAAACATCCGCCACTGCTGCGTGACATGCACTTTGACGAACAAATGACAGAACTACCATACACAGAGGCCTCTATCGCGTCCAGGAAACCAAACTTTCTCGGATCTACCTACAACCTTGC GATACCAACGTTACAGGAGcagaggattatctcccctgaagaAGTCAATATAACATCACACCCAAGACGACGGACTTCACACGGAAGTAACTTTGCTGGATCTATGCTGAGTTTATTGACAGGCAGATCGTCATCACAAGC AAGGTTTCCGCCGTACCTTTCTCATGACTACACAGACTACAGGAGTGTACCAAACGGCCACATGGATCACTTCAATCATCACCTTCACCACGATAGGTTTGTGTCTGTAGATATGGGACTCCGCAGTAACGGCAAAGGACAGGGAGAGTTTTCATCCTGGTCTTCCGACTCGGAACTACGTAAGGGAAATAGACTCCATGGTCATTTTGGAAGGGAAAGATCTCATACAGACGCGAATGCGCGGGATATTGAAAAAGATTTGAAAAAAGAACGTCATCGTAAAGTTAGTTTCCCGTTAAGTTTATTACGGAGACTTCGGTCTCATTCAGAAAAGCCTAATCCTGGAAGTTCTAAAAGTGTTCACAATGATATTGATCCAGACTCCACGCCGGAGTATGTGCCTTTGAGGCGTGCTACTATTATACAGGAAGCTAATAAACGCGCCAAACCCAATGTCGACCGGAAGCGGAAGTTAAGTTATCCTCTTGGCATGCTTAAACGGAAACACAGTGATTCGTCAGACGGAGGAGGATCAACAGAATCTACTTCCGCTGAAAATGTGATTCCACAAGCAAAACCATCCCG ACGCCGTACTGTCCAGTTTGACCCACTAACCTACTCCATGAATGACCCCGATAGGAGGTTGCTGCGTCTGCCTAGTTCTCGTGCTCAGAGGAGGGCGAGAGACTTGGAAGG CTTTACTGTGGAACACATACCTGATGGGTATGACATCGATGAATCCTCCCATCGAAGGAACGCCCAGATAATAGAAAAGGCCATGGCGGGAAAGGCTGTGTCACGTGCGCCATTACTGTCGGCCATTGAGGAAGGCGGTACGATAACGAGTCTGACCCAGATTCTGACCAGTGACGAGGAGGACGACGCGGCAGACCCCGGGAGGATGGAACTGATTCCGGAAATACACGAAGATCCACAGACAGATAC cACCGCAGAGGCCGACTCAACTGTTCCTGCCCAAAGACTAAGTTTCCTCATCCCCACCATTACTGTCGACGACTACTCCTAA